A section of the Lineus longissimus chromosome 1, tnLinLong1.2, whole genome shotgun sequence genome encodes:
- the LOC135492634 gene encoding calmodulin-A-like, producing MVDHALTDEQIAEFKEAFSLFDKDDDGTITTSELGTVMRSLGQNPTENELQDMINEVDADGNGTIDFEEFLSMMAKKMKDTDSEEELREAFRVFDKDGNGFISAAELRHVMTNLGEKLTDEEVDEMIKEADLDGDGMVNYEEFVTMMTAK from the exons ATGGTG GACCACGCATTGACGGACGAACAGATAGCCG AATTTAAAGAAGCGTTCTCGCTCTTCGACAAGGATGACGACGGCACCATTACGACGAGTGAGCTGGGTACAGTGATGAGGTCACTAGGACAGAACCCAACGGAGAATGAACTGCAAGATATGATCAACGAGGTGGACGCCGACG GCAATGGCACAAtagattttgaagaatttctcTCGATGATGGCCAAGAAGATGAAGGATACGGACAGTGAAGAAGAATTACGAGAGGCATTCCGGGTCTTTGATAAGGATGGCAATGGCTTCATTAGCGCTGCAGAGTTACGGCACGTTATGACCAACCTGGGAGAGAAGCTGACGGATGAGGAGGTGGACGAGATGATCAAAGAGGCAGATTTAGATGGAGACGGCATGGTCAATTATGAAG AATTTGTGACGATGATGACAGCAAAATGA